One window of Kosakonia cowanii JCM 10956 = DSM 18146 genomic DNA carries:
- a CDS encoding BPL-N domain-containing protein, which translates to MVYKSLMKTGLPLDITYVGEAEKLKVNEQTLRSFDIYVQPGGGQDIPASYEALSDEGAEAVRNFVKSGKGFIGLCMGAYLAGKDWIGLVDTSMESEVGRPGSRAYDQGDYTLQIDWNNKREPFYYQDGPYMENGDPSDGFKAIAYYENGDIAMARYKYGKGTVLLSGPHPEADETWIDSTMPGNTTAESKMVRILSYFDIKK; encoded by the coding sequence ATGGTCTACAAATCGTTGATGAAAACAGGGTTACCGCTGGATATTACCTATGTAGGCGAAGCTGAAAAACTCAAAGTGAATGAACAAACGTTGAGAAGTTTTGATATCTACGTTCAGCCTGGAGGAGGACAGGATATCCCTGCTTCTTATGAGGCACTCAGCGATGAAGGTGCAGAGGCTGTCCGTAATTTTGTAAAAAGCGGCAAAGGCTTTATTGGTCTTTGCATGGGCGCTTATCTCGCTGGCAAAGATTGGATTGGGTTGGTCGATACTTCAATGGAGTCAGAAGTAGGCAGGCCGGGATCGCGCGCCTACGATCAGGGTGATTACACGCTGCAGATAGACTGGAATAATAAACGTGAGCCTTTTTATTATCAGGATGGACCCTATATGGAGAATGGCGATCCAAGCGATGGTTTCAAAGCAATTGCCTATTATGAGAACGGCGATATCGCCATGGCACGCTATAAATATGGTAAAGGTACCGTGCTGCTTTCTGGCCCACACCCAGAGGCTGATGAGACCTGGATTGATTCCACAATGCCAGGCAACACGACTGCGGAGAGTAAAATGGTGCGAATTTTGTC